Proteins encoded in a region of the uncultured Paludibaculum sp. genome:
- a CDS encoding acetate kinase, which yields MRILVLNAGSSSLKYQLIETGSRDEHVVVKGAVERIGAAGSPVHNHTEAVEEILPNLGPVDGVGHRVVHGGERFKASALIDLDVEHAIDDCCSLAPLHNPHHLACYRAAHALLPNVPHVAVFDTAFFHTLPRRAFLYAVPYELYESEHIRRYGFHGTSHRYVSGKAAEQLGIPPDEVKLITCHLGNGCSVAAVDGGKAVDISMGLTPQEGLVMGTRSGDIDIGVIFHLARQKQMTLDEIEKLLIHRSGLLGLSGRSNDMRDLVHAAAGGDERARIAVEVFCYRVRKYIGAFWAVLGGADAIVFTGGIGENRPEVRDEIMRGLECLGGADVLVIPTNEELLIARDTARLIGRGRS from the coding sequence ATGCGGATCCTAGTACTGAACGCGGGCAGTTCGTCCCTCAAATACCAGCTCATCGAGACCGGTTCTCGCGACGAACATGTCGTCGTCAAAGGCGCGGTCGAGCGTATCGGCGCGGCCGGCAGCCCGGTCCACAACCACACGGAGGCGGTGGAAGAGATCCTGCCGAATCTGGGGCCGGTGGACGGTGTCGGACACCGCGTCGTACACGGCGGCGAGCGCTTCAAGGCCTCCGCCTTGATTGACTTGGATGTCGAGCACGCCATCGACGATTGCTGCTCGCTGGCGCCCCTGCACAACCCGCACCACCTGGCCTGTTATCGCGCCGCCCATGCGCTGTTGCCTAACGTCCCGCATGTCGCTGTCTTCGACACTGCGTTCTTCCACACGCTGCCCCGGCGAGCCTTCCTTTACGCCGTTCCATATGAACTGTACGAGTCCGAACACATTCGGCGCTACGGCTTCCACGGCACCTCGCACCGCTATGTCTCCGGCAAAGCGGCGGAGCAGTTGGGCATCCCGCCCGATGAAGTGAAGCTCATCACGTGCCACCTGGGCAACGGGTGCTCCGTTGCGGCGGTCGATGGTGGCAAAGCGGTGGACATCTCCATGGGCCTCACCCCGCAGGAGGGGTTGGTGATGGGCACCCGCTCCGGCGACATCGACATTGGGGTGATTTTCCATCTGGCGCGCCAGAAGCAGATGACCCTGGACGAGATCGAGAAACTCCTGATTCACCGCAGCGGCCTGCTGGGTCTGTCGGGCCGGTCGAACGATATGCGGGATCTGGTCCATGCCGCGGCGGGTGGGGACGAACGCGCACGGATCGCAGTCGAAGTTTTCTGCTATCGCGTGCGGAAGTACATCGGGGCGTTCTGGGCCGTATTGGGCGGCGCCGACGCCATCGTCTTCACGGGCGGCATCGGCGAAAACCGGCCGGAGGTCCGCGACGAGATCATGCGAGGGCTGGAGTGTCTGGGCGGAGCTGATGTGCTCGTAATTCCCACGAACGAGGAGTTGCTCATCGCTCGCGACACTGCCCGCCTTATCGGAAGAGGAAGATCGTAG
- a CDS encoding sulfite exporter TauE/SafE family protein translates to MPHLEIWQWLVGALCAMCVGVAKTGLPGLGILVVPLIILTVGDARSSAAWLLPMLCTADVFAVIYWRRHAAAGRLFSLVPWVLIGMGGGALALNLREGVLRPVVGCIVLVMLVAYLWRKYNRNAGQVTPHPVLYGASAGFATTVANAAGPVMSLYLLSKNLPKEEFIATGAWFFFIINLTKVPIYAWHGLFSRQSLVFDVLMVPAVMLGAMGGRKIVPHIPDKVFEALVVILTAASTIFLFR, encoded by the coding sequence ATGCCCCATCTGGAAATCTGGCAATGGTTGGTTGGCGCGTTGTGCGCCATGTGTGTCGGTGTAGCCAAGACAGGATTACCTGGATTGGGCATCCTGGTCGTCCCCTTAATCATCCTTACGGTGGGCGATGCACGCTCGTCCGCCGCATGGCTGCTGCCCATGCTGTGCACGGCGGACGTGTTCGCGGTGATCTACTGGCGGCGACATGCGGCGGCAGGCCGGCTCTTTTCGCTGGTGCCGTGGGTCCTGATCGGGATGGGCGGCGGAGCGCTGGCGCTCAACCTGCGAGAAGGCGTGTTGCGGCCCGTGGTGGGCTGCATCGTTCTGGTGATGCTCGTCGCCTACCTGTGGAGGAAGTACAACCGCAATGCGGGCCAGGTGACCCCGCATCCGGTGCTCTACGGCGCATCGGCCGGGTTCGCAACCACCGTGGCCAACGCCGCCGGGCCGGTGATGAGCCTCTACCTGCTGAGCAAGAATCTGCCCAAGGAGGAGTTCATCGCCACAGGCGCATGGTTCTTCTTCATCATCAACCTGACAAAAGTCCCCATCTACGCCTGGCATGGGTTGTTCAGCCGGCAGTCGCTGGTATTCGATGTACTGATGGTGCCGGCGGTGATGCTGGGCGCCATGGGCGGCCGGAAGATCGTCCCGCACATCCCGGACAAAGTCTTCGAGGCGCTGGTGGTGATTCTGACGGCCGCGTCTACGATCTTCCTCTTCCGATAA
- a CDS encoding uroporphyrinogen decarboxylase family protein, with protein sequence MNAAYYVDLARQGLRMPIGADLVLHEQADPESILHDAGRLGAVVESAARRYRTPLAFPLMDLRLEKSDLLAHFGVPAADVDTFHFKEAPDEDVVFGEFLERHKANHGAVRYIAERTDLLPVGMLIGPFSLMTKLVADPITGVALAASGVTAAEDDAVLLVERCLSLALAAVLRSAEAQMVAGARAIIVCEPAVNTAYLSPRQWKRDPGLLDRFVLQPNRQLRALLKRHGVDLILHDCGDVTSDMVERLVTELEPAVLSLGSSCRLEEIAAVVPPNVVLFGNLPTKTFYSDAAMPLEEVRRQTEALREAMRACGHPHILGSECDVLHVPDAAETIRRKVAVMLED encoded by the coding sequence ATGAACGCCGCCTACTACGTGGATCTCGCGCGCCAAGGCCTGCGGATGCCGATCGGCGCCGATCTGGTGCTGCATGAGCAGGCGGATCCGGAATCGATCCTGCATGATGCCGGGCGGCTGGGCGCGGTTGTGGAGAGCGCGGCGCGGCGATATCGCACACCTCTGGCTTTTCCGCTCATGGACCTGCGGCTGGAGAAGTCGGACCTATTGGCGCACTTCGGAGTTCCCGCGGCGGACGTGGATACTTTCCACTTCAAGGAAGCTCCGGATGAGGATGTGGTCTTCGGAGAGTTCTTGGAACGCCACAAGGCGAACCATGGCGCCGTGCGGTACATCGCGGAACGAACCGACCTTCTACCCGTGGGCATGCTGATTGGCCCGTTCTCCCTGATGACGAAGCTCGTCGCCGATCCCATCACCGGGGTCGCGCTGGCGGCGTCCGGTGTCACCGCCGCTGAGGATGACGCAGTGCTGTTGGTGGAGCGGTGCCTGTCGCTGGCCCTGGCGGCGGTGCTGCGCTCAGCGGAAGCCCAGATGGTGGCGGGCGCTAGAGCGATCATCGTCTGTGAGCCAGCGGTCAACACTGCCTATCTGTCGCCGCGGCAGTGGAAGAGGGATCCGGGACTCCTGGATCGGTTCGTTCTCCAGCCCAACCGGCAATTGCGCGCGCTGCTGAAGCGGCACGGGGTGGATCTGATCCTGCACGACTGCGGAGACGTGACATCCGACATGGTGGAGCGGTTGGTGACGGAGCTGGAGCCGGCAGTACTCAGCCTGGGAAGCTCGTGCCGTCTGGAGGAGATCGCTGCCGTGGTACCGCCGAACGTTGTGTTGTTCGGGAACCTGCCGACCAAGACGTTCTACTCCGACGCAGCGATGCCGCTGGAGGAGGTCCGGCGGCAGACAGAGGCGTTGAGGGAGGCCATGCGGGCTTGTGGTCACCCGCACATCCTGGGCTCGGAATGCGACGTTCTGCATGTGCCTGACGCCGCGGAAACGATCCGGCGCAAGGTTGCGGTTATGCTGGAGGACTAG